The Gemmatimonadaceae bacterium genome contains a region encoding:
- a CDS encoding patatin-like phospholipase family protein: MSRTPRSRPAIGPVAPGPRIGLVLGGGALKGMAHIGALRALEEAGIRPALYAGTSIGAMIAAAAASGMPVAQMTERALRFRRRDLFRINHFGMLMERMLSRSIYLEAPLRTLCDELVADGTFKDLDVPLLVTAVDIDRGVPVVFGRPGLNNVRVRDAIYASCALPGFFPPGVVDGRTCIDGGTTDNLPVAIAAQGVDALIAVDVGIADVPAASGVAAQGFASIFMRAATMMMHEQQQHALERWKSPPLLLVRPKVSHIGWFSFSHIEELLEVGYTATRDALRDLDAMLRSPGGIYPRREVEIVVERALCTGCALCVTRAPDVMALDAEQKAYPLQRRHEWSPADGAFVQCCPVDAIQAVPATDKWRDGVPQPILQLASSVPGVRS, from the coding sequence TTGAGCCGGACGCCCCGTTCGCGTCCGGCGATCGGCCCGGTAGCGCCCGGCCCGCGCATCGGACTGGTGTTGGGCGGCGGCGCGCTCAAGGGAATGGCGCACATCGGCGCGCTCCGCGCGCTGGAAGAAGCCGGGATTCGCCCCGCGCTGTACGCTGGCACGAGCATCGGAGCCATGATCGCTGCGGCGGCGGCCTCTGGAATGCCGGTGGCGCAGATGACTGAACGCGCCTTGCGCTTCCGTCGGCGCGATCTGTTTCGCATCAATCATTTCGGCATGCTGATGGAACGCATGCTGTCGCGCTCCATTTATCTGGAGGCACCGCTGCGCACGCTGTGCGACGAACTGGTGGCTGACGGGACCTTCAAGGATCTCGATGTCCCGCTCCTTGTAACGGCGGTTGATATCGACCGCGGCGTGCCGGTGGTTTTCGGGCGCCCCGGGCTCAACAACGTCCGGGTGCGTGACGCTATCTACGCGTCGTGCGCCCTGCCGGGCTTCTTCCCCCCCGGCGTGGTGGACGGACGCACCTGCATCGACGGGGGCACCACCGACAACCTTCCGGTGGCCATCGCCGCCCAAGGCGTCGATGCGCTGATTGCCGTAGACGTGGGGATTGCCGACGTCCCGGCGGCCTCCGGCGTCGCGGCGCAGGGGTTTGCCTCGATCTTCATGCGCGCGGCCACCATGATGATGCACGAACAACAGCAGCACGCGCTGGAGCGATGGAAGTCGCCGCCGCTGCTGCTGGTTCGCCCCAAGGTATCACATATCGGCTGGTTCAGCTTTTCGCACATCGAGGAACTGCTGGAGGTAGGCTACACCGCCACCCGCGATGCGCTGCGCGATCTGGATGCGATGCTCCGGTCGCCCGGCGGGATCTATCCCCGTCGCGAAGTGGAGATTGTCGTGGAACGCGCGCTGTGTACCGGCTGCGCATTGTGCGTGACGCGTGCCCCCGACGTGATGGCGTTGGACGCCGAGCAGAAGGCGTATCCGTTGCAACGCCGTCACGAGTGGTCGCCGGCGGACGGGGCCTTCGTCCAGTGCTGTCCGGTGGACGCCATTCAGGCCGTACCGGCGA
- a CDS encoding response regulator transcription factor yields the protein MRILLVEDDDTLRDSATAYLRSAGFAVDAAPTGKMARALAGVSPYDAVVLDIRLPDDDGFALCTALRTRRPAPRILMATARDAVEDRIAGLDLGADDYLVKPYALGELVARLRALLRRPNADAETVLRVADLVLDPATRTAHRGTRPIPLTTKEYAVLEVLMRANGRVLSRSYISEHAWDDNYDALSNVIDVYVARLRRKIDPDGETPLLETIRGAGYRMAPLRVDE from the coding sequence ATGCGAATCCTGCTTGTAGAGGACGACGACACGCTTCGGGACAGCGCAACGGCGTACCTGCGGAGTGCAGGGTTCGCGGTTGATGCGGCGCCAACGGGGAAGATGGCGCGCGCACTCGCTGGCGTCAGCCCCTATGACGCGGTCGTTCTGGACATTCGGTTGCCGGACGATGACGGGTTCGCCCTGTGCACCGCGCTCCGCACTCGGCGACCCGCCCCCCGAATCCTCATGGCGACCGCACGTGATGCCGTCGAGGACCGCATCGCCGGGCTTGATCTGGGTGCCGACGACTATCTGGTGAAACCCTATGCGCTGGGCGAGTTGGTGGCGCGACTGCGGGCACTGCTGCGACGCCCGAACGCGGACGCCGAGACGGTGTTGCGCGTGGCCGATCTGGTGCTCGATCCGGCGACACGCACGGCGCATCGCGGCACCCGCCCGATTCCGCTGACCACCAAGGAATACGCCGTGCTGGAGGTGTTGATGCGCGCCAACGGCCGCGTGCTGAGCCGATCGTACATCAGCGAACACGCCTGGGATGACAATTACGATGCCTTGAGCAACGTGATCGATGTGTACGTGGCGCGCCTGCGACGCAAGATCGATCCGGACGGCGAGACGCCGCTGCTCGAAACCATCCGTGGAGCCGGCTATCGCATGGCGCCTCTGCGAGTCGACGAATGA
- a CDS encoding HAMP domain-containing histidine kinase yields the protein MSVEAAHADRHLPRIRLRVTMMYASTLLVVLLAMAVVLRLAMRDALRRELDNSAHASAALVSQFFRVEIAEYQTIEATLTHIAGELAFEDRVMHIRRPDGAEFTVVGEPRPRHRPITAPVRRVVAALEPALAPSWNVEVEVSLASVEAIEDRIDRGIAMGIPALVLLAAASGWWLTGRTLRPVGRMAVAASQLVPGTHGRLPIDDETDELGRLGLRFNTLLDRVETALQQQRRFLADAAHELRTPLARVRSRVEVAMLPSDATRAAYPNGAPPETLSAIHEELVRMSRLVDELLQLARADASGNATPDAMTPLFLDDVVTDELHRWRADAEQARSTLRCSVLQEAPICGNAVLLQRLLGILLDNALRYGRPGGYVDVRVDLTEALVVLSVEDDGIGISPEEQGQLFDRFYRGDRARARRADGSGLGLAIAAWIVERHGGSISVEPRPQESGTLAQVTLKRLESST from the coding sequence ATGAGCGTCGAGGCGGCGCACGCGGATCGGCATCTCCCGCGTATTCGGTTGCGCGTCACCATGATGTATGCCTCGACGCTCCTGGTGGTACTGTTGGCGATGGCGGTCGTCTTGCGGTTGGCCATGCGCGATGCGCTGCGTCGCGAACTGGACAACTCCGCCCATGCGTCGGCGGCCTTGGTCAGTCAGTTCTTTCGCGTGGAGATCGCGGAGTACCAGACGATCGAAGCGACACTGACGCATATCGCGGGCGAGTTGGCCTTCGAAGACCGCGTCATGCACATTCGACGTCCCGACGGCGCGGAGTTCACGGTGGTCGGGGAGCCGCGCCCCAGACATCGTCCCATCACGGCGCCGGTTCGTCGCGTAGTCGCCGCGTTGGAGCCGGCGTTGGCGCCGTCCTGGAACGTGGAGGTTGAAGTCAGCCTGGCGAGTGTGGAGGCCATCGAAGATCGCATCGACCGGGGAATTGCCATGGGCATTCCGGCACTCGTGCTCCTGGCGGCCGCGTCCGGCTGGTGGCTTACCGGACGCACGTTGCGTCCCGTGGGGCGCATGGCCGTGGCCGCGTCGCAACTTGTGCCGGGGACCCATGGACGGTTGCCCATCGACGACGAGACCGATGAACTCGGTCGACTCGGCCTCCGATTCAACACGTTGTTGGACCGCGTGGAAACGGCCCTGCAGCAACAGCGTCGCTTCCTCGCGGATGCGGCGCACGAACTGCGCACGCCACTGGCGCGCGTGCGAAGTCGCGTTGAGGTGGCCATGCTGCCTTCCGACGCGACGCGGGCTGCCTACCCGAATGGTGCGCCGCCAGAAACGTTGTCAGCCATCCACGAAGAACTGGTGCGCATGTCTCGTCTGGTGGACGAATTGCTGCAATTGGCGCGGGCCGACGCGAGTGGCAACGCGACGCCGGACGCGATGACGCCCCTGTTCCTCGATGACGTCGTGACGGACGAGTTGCATCGATGGCGTGCCGATGCTGAGCAGGCGCGGTCGACGCTGCGCTGTTCGGTGCTGCAGGAAGCGCCAATCTGTGGGAACGCGGTGTTGTTGCAGCGCCTGCTGGGCATTCTGCTCGATAACGCACTGCGATATGGTAGACCCGGCGGCTACGTGGATGTCCGGGTCGACCTCACAGAAGCGCTGGTCGTGCTCTCGGTTGAAGACGATGGGATTGGCATCTCCCCGGAGGAGCAGGGCCAGCTCTTCGACCGGTTCTACCGCGGCGATCGCGCGCGGGCGCGCCGAGCTGACGGCAGTGGGCTTGGACTGGCGATCGCGGCGTGGATTGTCGAGCGCCACGGCGGATCAATTTCGGTGGAACCGCGCCCGCAGGAGTCCGGGACCCTTGCGCAAGTGACGCTGAAGCGACTCGAGAGCAGTACGTAA
- a CDS encoding TolC family protein encodes MSWITHVLLLAACFTVPHVGRAQVARPADALDLQGAMRLARETAPGLRAADARRDVALGRAREAGQFLNPTIEYRRENLGSVLSPDIFATLYLPFDVTGRRLAMRRTGGAAADRASADGVADRRDAELRVARAWVRTAAAGEQVLIARAQADALMEVARTDSTRAREGLIADGAALRSRLEADRVRVALSAAVGDLARARAELSRVLGVSDRELPRVGELVAPSLPNAPDSAEARDLAARARPELTAREAGIREAQARLSTEQRGALGDWQLQGGSKKTAGVMTGQLGLALPLPLFNRNDGARLRARGELAEATAWRDEVAIGVRADAIAALTAYLEVRTNAADAATFAPRGREVASIARAAYREGHASLVELLDAERAAADAMSAHLRWTVDAWLTRLELERALGVRLDTDSPLDLPLRAALPSTSR; translated from the coding sequence GTGTCGTGGATCACACACGTCCTGCTGCTCGCCGCGTGCTTCACGGTGCCGCACGTGGGACGTGCCCAGGTGGCACGCCCTGCCGATGCCCTCGATCTGCAGGGGGCGATGCGTCTGGCGCGCGAAACTGCACCGGGGCTTCGTGCGGCCGATGCGCGCCGTGATGTCGCCCTCGGTCGCGCCCGCGAAGCCGGCCAGTTCCTCAATCCGACGATTGAATACCGACGCGAAAATCTGGGGAGCGTCTTGTCGCCGGATATCTTCGCGACCCTCTATCTGCCATTCGATGTCACGGGTCGCCGACTGGCGATGCGCCGCACGGGTGGCGCGGCAGCCGATCGGGCATCTGCGGACGGCGTGGCGGATCGCCGAGACGCGGAGCTTCGGGTGGCGCGTGCGTGGGTGCGCACAGCCGCTGCCGGCGAGCAGGTCCTCATTGCACGGGCACAAGCCGACGCGCTGATGGAGGTGGCGCGGACGGACTCCACGCGGGCACGTGAGGGACTCATTGCCGACGGCGCGGCCTTGCGGTCCCGACTTGAGGCTGACCGCGTGCGGGTGGCGCTCTCCGCGGCGGTCGGCGATCTGGCGCGAGCGCGGGCCGAGTTGTCGCGCGTGCTTGGCGTCTCGGATCGCGAGTTGCCACGCGTGGGCGAGCTCGTGGCTCCATCGTTGCCCAATGCCCCCGACAGTGCAGAGGCCCGAGACCTGGCGGCACGCGCTCGTCCCGAGCTGACGGCTCGTGAGGCCGGGATTCGTGAGGCGCAAGCGCGGCTGAGCACGGAACAGCGTGGCGCCTTGGGGGACTGGCAGTTGCAAGGTGGCAGCAAGAAGACTGCGGGCGTGATGACGGGTCAACTTGGACTGGCCCTGCCGCTTCCGCTGTTCAATCGCAACGATGGCGCGAGGCTGCGGGCACGCGGTGAGTTGGCGGAAGCCACCGCATGGCGCGACGAGGTGGCCATTGGCGTTCGGGCCGATGCGATCGCGGCGTTGACGGCGTACCTCGAGGTGCGGACCAACGCCGCCGATGCCGCGACGTTTGCCCCGCGTGGCCGCGAGGTCGCGTCGATTGCCCGTGCCGCCTATCGCGAGGGTCATGCGTCGCTTGTGGAATTGCTGGACGCTGAACGCGCCGCGGCCGACGCGATGTCCGCGCACCTTCGCTGGACGGTTGATGCGTGGCTGACCCGACTTGAATTGGAACGCGCACTGGGTGTGCGGCTCGATACCGACAGCCCACTCGACTTGCCGCTGCGAGCGGCACTGCCCTCTACCTCACGCTGA
- a CDS encoding efflux RND transporter periplasmic adaptor subunit yields MRRSTRLSWMLAPALMACGGGSSTPADAPPTAVHPDTATLSADAVAIAGFTIDTVRTLPWRNTVMSPARLLLDPSGVETIGSITEGRISHVLVRVGDAVKAGDVLVMIHSHEIMDARGALASARAQVTAADAARSVAISAADRAHRLLEAKAMSRAEVERADAARVSADAMQQQAVAERERAEALVEHLVGGGPVPPNADPHDVLIRTPIAGIVITRDAQPGTVVLPGSPLVTVGNPERLILQLRLGETAAQGVRVGATVQYTLTDDPLQHHDAVVTRVAPTVDTLTRTIEVLATPRGRVRIGRAESFAQAEVIGSGGTPAVVVPAAALQAMEGDTIVIATEPRGAGMFIEAVPVRVGRRTGDRVELLSGVGVGRPVLVGSAAIAKAELLKRRTGGVE; encoded by the coding sequence ATGCGACGTTCCACACGACTGTCCTGGATGCTTGCCCCCGCGTTGATGGCCTGCGGTGGCGGGAGCAGCACACCCGCCGACGCACCGCCCACCGCGGTACATCCGGATACCGCCACCCTGTCGGCCGATGCGGTCGCCATCGCGGGATTCACCATCGACACGGTTCGCACGCTCCCGTGGCGCAACACCGTGATGTCACCGGCGCGACTGCTGCTGGATCCGTCAGGAGTGGAGACGATCGGCTCCATTACCGAGGGGCGCATTAGCCATGTGTTGGTACGGGTCGGTGATGCGGTGAAGGCCGGCGACGTGCTGGTGATGATTCACAGCCACGAGATCATGGATGCGCGGGGCGCACTGGCGTCGGCCCGCGCGCAGGTCACTGCCGCGGACGCGGCGCGGAGCGTGGCGATATCCGCCGCGGATCGGGCGCATCGCCTGCTGGAGGCCAAGGCGATGTCGCGCGCCGAAGTGGAACGGGCGGATGCCGCCCGCGTGTCGGCCGACGCCATGCAGCAGCAAGCGGTCGCCGAGCGCGAGCGCGCGGAAGCGTTGGTCGAGCACCTGGTCGGCGGCGGACCGGTTCCGCCCAACGCCGATCCGCACGATGTCCTGATCCGGACACCGATTGCGGGTATCGTGATCACGCGTGACGCGCAACCGGGAACGGTCGTGCTCCCCGGGTCTCCGCTGGTCACGGTCGGCAATCCCGAACGCCTGATCCTGCAACTGCGCCTGGGCGAGACCGCAGCACAAGGCGTGCGCGTGGGCGCGACCGTGCAGTACACGCTCACCGACGATCCCCTGCAGCATCACGATGCGGTTGTGACGCGGGTCGCGCCGACCGTCGATACCCTGACGCGAACCATCGAGGTCTTGGCGACGCCGCGAGGACGCGTTCGCATCGGTCGGGCCGAATCGTTTGCCCAGGCGGAAGTGATCGGGAGTGGCGGCACCCCAGCCGTGGTCGTGCCCGCTGCGGCCCTTCAGGCGATGGAAGGCGACACGATCGTGATCGCCACGGAACCTCGCGGCGCCGGGATGTTCATCGAAGCGGTGCCGGTCCGCGTGGGGCGCCGAACGGGAGATCGTGTCGAATTGCTGTCGGGTGTTGGGGTGGGACGTCCGGTCCTGGTTGGCAGCGCGGCCATTGCCAAGGCTGAACTCCTCAAGCGGCGAACCGGAGGCGTGGAGTAG